One part of the Oncorhynchus kisutch isolate 150728-3 linkage group LG22, Okis_V2, whole genome shotgun sequence genome encodes these proteins:
- the LOC109866842 gene encoding ceramide kinase isoform X3 — protein MEKQPRLLASQLLLKNSLFEVSLNRVLLTWKEIATKKKRVSGGIHHPFKVGFCFPKFLRRDKGESGTSHGVSVSEILAVRELDVDCGTKDDGRWQKMPQKSTEAYPYAFTVSYVERAWQHRWRCSDVTFHCLEGALCQQWVQTIREQLTALTSRPKHLLVYINPYGGKQQGERIYEQKVAPLFTLASISTHVIVTEHANHARDHLRTEAELKKYDGVVCVGGDGMFSEMVHGLVSRTQRDNGVDQNSPEEKLVPCTLRIGIIPAGSTDCICYATVGINDPVTSALHIIVGDAQPMDVCSVHHNNTFLRYSVSLLGYGFYGDMLADSERKRWMGPARYDFSGFKTFLTHHYYEGTVSFLPATDILGTPRDKTRCRAGCFICQHNGQLYSEDAPEICETDPDVSDSEYKGGWRVIRGKFLAINAASMSCACPRSPKGLSPAAHLADGTTDLILVRKCSRFNFLRHLLRHTSKYDQFDMTFVEVHRVRRFRFTPRYCQSDSELDLRENGKRLFSQICRDHPACSCSPAYSSWNCDGEILPHAAIEVGVHCQLIKLFVRGIEEQPVFEDLPSPKSRTERAVWLVALSCWRVMTGGACRNGTT, from the exons GTTTCTGTTTTCCTAAGTTTCTGCGCAGAGACAAAGGAGAGTCAG GTACCAGTCACGGTGTGTCAGTGTCTGAGATCCTAGCAGTCAGGGAGCTCGACGTGGACTGCGGGACGAAAGATGACGGCAGGTGGCAGAAAATGCCTCAGAAATCGACCGAGGCCTATCCATATGCATTCACAG TGTCCTACGTGGAGAGAGCGTGGCAGCACCGCTGGCGGTGTAGTGACGTCACCTTTCACTGCCTCGAGGGGGCGCTGTGTCAGCAGTGGGTCCAGACCATCAGAGAGCAGCTCACAGCATTGA CCAGCAGACCCAAGCATTTGCTGGTGTACATCAACCCCTATGGGGGCAAGCAGCAAGGCGAACGTATTTACGAGCAGAAAGTCGCCCCTCTCTTCACCCTTGCCTCCATCTCCACGCACGTGATTG TTACAGAGCATGCCAATCATGCCAGGGACCACCTGAGGACAGAAGCTGAGTTGAAGAAATATGATGG agtggtgtgtgtgggcgGGGACGGCATGTTCAGTGAAATGGTTCACGGCCTGGTCTCCCGGACCCAGAGGGACAACGGCGTGGACCAGAACAGCCCGGAGGAGAAGCTGGTACCCTGTACTCTGCGCATCGGCATTATACCCGCAG GTTCAACGGACTGCATCTGCTATGCAACTGTAGGCATCAACGACCCTGTGACCTCGGCCTTACACATCATAGTGG GAGATGCCCAGCCAATGGACGTGTGCTCGgtccatcataacaacacattcCTGAGGTACTCTGTGTCCCTGCTTGGGTACGGTTTCTATGGCGACATGCTGGCAGACAGCGAAAGGAAACGATGGATGGGACCAGCCAGATACGACTTTTCAG GTTTTAAGACGTTTCTCACACATCACTACTATGAAGGGACTGTGTCTTTTCTACCAGCAACGGACATATTGGGAACTCCACGAGACAAGACCAGGTGTAGAGCTGG GTGCTTCATATGCCAACACAACGGACAGCTGTATTCCGAGGATGCCCCAGAGATTTGCGAGACTGATCCAGATGTTTCAGACAGTG AATACAAAGGGGGGTGGCGGGTGATCAGAGGGAAGTTCCTGGCCATCAACGCGGCCAGTATGAGCTGTGCCTGTCCCCGTAGCCCCAAGGGCCTGTCCCCCGCTGCCCACCTCGCTGACGGCACCACCGACCTCATCCTCGTACGCAAATGCTCTCGATTCAACTTCCTGCGCCACCTGCTACGCCACACCAGCAAATACGACCAG TTTGACATGACCTTTGTAGAAGTGCACCGTGTGCGGCGCTTCCGCTTCACCCCGCGCTACTGCCAGAGTGACTCCGAGTTGGACCTGCGGGAGAATGGCAAGAGGCTCTTCAGCCAGATCTGCCGAGACCACCCGGCCTGCAGCTGTAGCCCTGCCTACAGCAGCTGGAACTGTGACGGCGAGATCCTCCCTCATGCTGCCATTGAAGTCGG AGTGCACTGCCAGTTGATCAAGCTGTTTGTGCGAGGGATCGAAGAGCAGCCTGTGTTTGAGGACCTTCCCAGCCC gaaatcacgcacagaacgagcagtatggctggtggcattgtcatgctggagggtcatgacAGGAGGAGCCTGCAGGAacggtaccacatga
- the LOC109866842 gene encoding ceramide kinase isoform X4 gives MEKQPRLLASQLLLKNSLFEVSLNRVLLTWKEIATKKKRVSGGIHHPFKVGTSHGVSVSEILAVRELDVDCGTKDDGRWQKMPQKSTEAYPYAFTVSYVERAWQHRWRCSDVTFHCLEGALCQQWVQTIREQLTALTSRPKHLLVYINPYGGKQQGERIYEQKVAPLFTLASISTHVIVTEHANHARDHLRTEAELKKYDGVVCVGGDGMFSEMVHGLVSRTQRDNGVDQNSPEEKLVPCTLRIGIIPAGSTDCICYATVGINDPVTSALHIIVGDAQPMDVCSVHHNNTFLRYSVSLLGYGFYGDMLADSERKRWMGPARYDFSGFKTFLTHHYYEGTVSFLPATDILGTPRDKTRCRAGCFICQHNGQLYSEDAPEICETDPDVSDSEYKGGWRVIRGKFLAINAASMSCACPRSPKGLSPAAHLADGTTDLILVRKCSRFNFLRHLLRHTSKYDQFDMTFVEVHRVRRFRFTPRYCQSDSELDLRENGKRLFSQICRDHPACSCSPAYSSWNCDGEILPHAAIEVGVHCQLIKLFVRGIEEQPVFEDLPSPKSRTERAVWLVALSCWRVMTGGACRNGTT, from the exons GTACCAGTCACGGTGTGTCAGTGTCTGAGATCCTAGCAGTCAGGGAGCTCGACGTGGACTGCGGGACGAAAGATGACGGCAGGTGGCAGAAAATGCCTCAGAAATCGACCGAGGCCTATCCATATGCATTCACAG TGTCCTACGTGGAGAGAGCGTGGCAGCACCGCTGGCGGTGTAGTGACGTCACCTTTCACTGCCTCGAGGGGGCGCTGTGTCAGCAGTGGGTCCAGACCATCAGAGAGCAGCTCACAGCATTGA CCAGCAGACCCAAGCATTTGCTGGTGTACATCAACCCCTATGGGGGCAAGCAGCAAGGCGAACGTATTTACGAGCAGAAAGTCGCCCCTCTCTTCACCCTTGCCTCCATCTCCACGCACGTGATTG TTACAGAGCATGCCAATCATGCCAGGGACCACCTGAGGACAGAAGCTGAGTTGAAGAAATATGATGG agtggtgtgtgtgggcgGGGACGGCATGTTCAGTGAAATGGTTCACGGCCTGGTCTCCCGGACCCAGAGGGACAACGGCGTGGACCAGAACAGCCCGGAGGAGAAGCTGGTACCCTGTACTCTGCGCATCGGCATTATACCCGCAG GTTCAACGGACTGCATCTGCTATGCAACTGTAGGCATCAACGACCCTGTGACCTCGGCCTTACACATCATAGTGG GAGATGCCCAGCCAATGGACGTGTGCTCGgtccatcataacaacacattcCTGAGGTACTCTGTGTCCCTGCTTGGGTACGGTTTCTATGGCGACATGCTGGCAGACAGCGAAAGGAAACGATGGATGGGACCAGCCAGATACGACTTTTCAG GTTTTAAGACGTTTCTCACACATCACTACTATGAAGGGACTGTGTCTTTTCTACCAGCAACGGACATATTGGGAACTCCACGAGACAAGACCAGGTGTAGAGCTGG GTGCTTCATATGCCAACACAACGGACAGCTGTATTCCGAGGATGCCCCAGAGATTTGCGAGACTGATCCAGATGTTTCAGACAGTG AATACAAAGGGGGGTGGCGGGTGATCAGAGGGAAGTTCCTGGCCATCAACGCGGCCAGTATGAGCTGTGCCTGTCCCCGTAGCCCCAAGGGCCTGTCCCCCGCTGCCCACCTCGCTGACGGCACCACCGACCTCATCCTCGTACGCAAATGCTCTCGATTCAACTTCCTGCGCCACCTGCTACGCCACACCAGCAAATACGACCAG TTTGACATGACCTTTGTAGAAGTGCACCGTGTGCGGCGCTTCCGCTTCACCCCGCGCTACTGCCAGAGTGACTCCGAGTTGGACCTGCGGGAGAATGGCAAGAGGCTCTTCAGCCAGATCTGCCGAGACCACCCGGCCTGCAGCTGTAGCCCTGCCTACAGCAGCTGGAACTGTGACGGCGAGATCCTCCCTCATGCTGCCATTGAAGTCGG AGTGCACTGCCAGTTGATCAAGCTGTTTGTGCGAGGGATCGAAGAGCAGCCTGTGTTTGAGGACCTTCCCAGCCC gaaatcacgcacagaacgagcagtatggctggtggcattgtcatgctggagggtcatgacAGGAGGAGCCTGCAGGAacggtaccacatga